One region of Pleuronectes platessa chromosome 18, fPlePla1.1, whole genome shotgun sequence genomic DNA includes:
- the ecm1a gene encoding extracellular matrix protein 1 isoform X2, whose translation MLQILENLAAICHQGQGRPRYPASFFPRSGSSHFRRRGDAINRLESWFQSCCSGQASEQSHQILCCAQQAWKQALSQFCVEEYSTMTAAYLCCRSQGDARWTCFDSELPNPDYSPTPGYTAPHVPEEPGFTYNTNTC comes from the exons ATGTTGCAAATTTTGGAG AACCTGGCGGCCATTTGCCATCAGGGTCAGGGTCGACCCAGGTACCCGGCAAGCTTCTTCCCAAGATCCGGCTCAAGCCACTTCCGACGCCGTGGAGATGCCATCAACCGTCTGGAGTCGTGGTTCCAGTCGTGCTGCAGTGGCCAAGCGTCAGAGCAGAGTCACCAGATCCTGTGCTGTGCCCAACAagct TGGAAACAAGCTCTGTCTCAGTTCTGTGTGGAGGAATATTCCACCATGACTGCGGCATACCTGTGCTGCAGGAGCCAAGGAGACGCTCGGTGGACGTGCTTCGACAGCGAGCTGCCAAACCCAGACTACAGCCCAACACCAGGCTACACTGCTCCCCACGTCCCAGAGGAGCCAGGATTCACCTACAACACAAATACTTGCTAA
- the ecm1a gene encoding extracellular matrix protein 1 isoform X1 produces MTSAGGLTGLWVVAFLTLHVANFGETQNAAPNKVDVPFPPARPTAQNLAAICHQGQGRPRYPASFFPRSGSSHFRRRGDAINRLESWFQSCCSGQASEQSHQILCCAQQAWKQALSQFCVEEYSTMTAAYLCCRSQGDARWTCFDSELPNPDYSPTPGYTAPHVPEEPGFTYNTNTC; encoded by the exons ATGACTTCAGCCGGAGGTCTCACAGGACTTTGGGTGGTGGCTTTTCTGACTCTTCATGTTGCAAATTTTGGAG AAACCCAAAATGCCGCTCCCAATAAGGTTGACGTTCCTTTCCCACCCGCCCGTCCCACGGCCCAGAACCTGGCGGCCATTTGCCATCAGGGTCAGGGTCGACCCAGGTACCCGGCAAGCTTCTTCCCAAGATCCGGCTCAAGCCACTTCCGACGCCGTGGAGATGCCATCAACCGTCTGGAGTCGTGGTTCCAGTCGTGCTGCAGTGGCCAAGCGTCAGAGCAGAGTCACCAGATCCTGTGCTGTGCCCAACAagct TGGAAACAAGCTCTGTCTCAGTTCTGTGTGGAGGAATATTCCACCATGACTGCGGCATACCTGTGCTGCAGGAGCCAAGGAGACGCTCGGTGGACGTGCTTCGACAGCGAGCTGCCAAACCCAGACTACAGCCCAACACCAGGCTACACTGCTCCCCACGTCCCAGAGGAGCCAGGATTCACCTACAACACAAATACTTGCTAA